The sequence ACGAGGCGCTCGCCGCCTGCCCCTGGATCGTGGAGGTGCTGACCGCCGACGACCTGATGTCCACCGCCGCGCTGTGGTTCGTCGAGCAGATCGTCGACGGCCTGGTCGTATGCGGCCTCTCCCCCGAGCGGGCCGTGCAGGGGTACCGCGCGATCTGGTACTACACCGCCGGCGAGATCGTGGTCCGGACGTCGGCGGCCCGGCGGCGCACCGGCGACGACCGCCCCACCTACCGGGAGCAGGTCTTCGCCGCTCTGGACCCGGGCGACCTGCCCCGCCTGGCGCAGGTCGCGGACCGCTGGGCGCCGCTGACCGCCGAGGACACCTACCGGGACGGGCTCCGGGCCCTGGTGGACGGTCTTCTGACGCCGCGTTGACTCCTCGCCGCCCGCGCTGCCCGGGCCGGGGGCGCGGGCGGCGCGCATCCCCTGCCCGGTGGGGGCACGGACGGTACCCGCGCGAACGTACGGGCGTGCCCTTCCGCTTCTTGCCGCGCGCCGTCGACCCCGTCTAGACAGGGAACAGGCTCGACGGAGAGCCGGCTGGGCCC comes from Streptomyces sp. NBC_00448 and encodes:
- a CDS encoding TetR/AcrR family transcriptional regulator yields the protein MPQPSAPRRAPGRPPRISREEVIEAARRIVAEEGVDRLTMRRLATEIGSTPMALYHHVRNKEELLVLLLDDYTERTLRRPELPAEPRERIVVAASTIHEALAACPWIVEVLTADDLMSTAALWFVEQIVDGLVVCGLSPERAVQGYRAIWYYTAGEIVVRTSAARRRTGDDRPTYREQVFAALDPGDLPRLAQVADRWAPLTAEDTYRDGLRALVDGLLTPR